The Candidatus Synechococcus calcipolaris G9 genome contains the following window.
CCTATGCACCTTGCACTAAAATCCCCCTATTTTGACCCGTAATCAGCGATCGCTATGGCAGAGTTTAGAAAAACTTAAGGAATAATTCGGCAAAATGTTCAAGCCGAACATCATCTTCTTGATAGCAGTGTTATCCATTGAGTGGCAACTTTGTCAATCATTTGTTATATTTTGTAACATCTAGAGACGACAATGTTCTTAGAGGAGAATAAGCTATGGATTCAAAGTTTCCTGAACTGAGTGTCGATCTCAGCTACGAGCAGCAGTTTCAAATGCGCCTGATGGAAGAACAGGTGGATACCATGAGCCACCAGCAAACCCGGGATCTGCTCTTGCAGGCATCTCGACTGCTGATGATGAAGGACAATGTGATCCGTTCCCTAGTGCGACGTGCTGCCTAGTTGATCTGTGACGTGTTTTATTTGGGACGGACGACCTCCCTCTCTCGCTAGGGTTCCCCACCGGGAAAAAAGCAGGGGACACGGGGCCGCACCACCCAAATACAGCAGACCTTTCCTAATGATCTACTCCAGGGAGCCTGAAAATTATTTCCGGCGAATCACATCACCCACCACATTTACACAACACATCCATAAAACATCAAATACACAACACGTCATAGCTAATAGCTAAAGGCCATCATGGGTGTGGCAGCCATAACGTCCTGAGGAGCCTTTCCTGTGCGCTTGAGTCCCAATATCCAAAAAATTTGATCTTCTACTTTTTTCATTTGATCGGGTTGTTTGGCTTGGGCCAGGACTTGGTGAGAGAGTACCAGTTTCTCCAATTCATTGATCTGGTCAGCAATATCTTCTTCATCCAGGTACAGGCTTTCAATCACTGCATTTAAGTCAATTTCGGGATCAGCCACCAGGCAAGCACCCTCGGCAACCACGGATTTCAACTGGGATTGGGATGTCCGTAGCAAGCGACGAATGTAGTAAACGGTAACAGGCAACAAAAGTTTCATCGATCCCCCCTAATTAAAGAGTTACTTTAAGAAATAGATTTAATGTGTTCATCAGCAAAAAAAACAAAACCGTGATGGTTAAATATCTTCAGAAAATTTGTCTATCGAGGGAGAAGTTTCGTAATAGTTCTTAACAACTCATCGATAATCTGAAGTTATCTGTAGAACATATTTCAATATTATGAATGTCGTCCCGGAAACAGCATCCGTAAATTTACCTAGGGATCGTCATCGACAATGACTGGGATCACACAAACCCAGTGATTTACAGCCTTAGAGGAAAATGCTAAGAATCATGAATAAAACCAGGATGAATGTTAAATACCTGCAATCTTTAATTCGCTAGATGAAGATAGATGACCAGTGATCCCAGGGCATGGTAGTCATTACCACAGAAATAGTTACAGTCTTTAATATTCACAGTCCTTGGTAGCCATTGAGATATTCCTAGGGTGTGGGGAACGTAAGGGGAAAGTCTTTAGGGTTTGAGGCAGGAAGAAGGGGATAGGGGGATCGCCTCTAGGTGGCCCTGGGTGAGTTGCCAGCAGCGATCGCTAATGGGGAGTAACTCCTTGGCTTCGTGGCTAACGACCAATAAACTCCAATGCTGTTTTAGGCGACCGAGGACGGTAATCAATTGTTGCCGCATAGACCAATCCAGTCCGGCGGTGGGTTCATCTAGGAGGAGTAAATAGGGCTGGCGAATGAGCTGGACGGCTAGGGCGAGGCGACGTTGTTGACCGCCACTGAGGGATTGGGGACGGCCGTGGAGGGGGAGGTGATCTAAGCCCACATCGGCAAGGGCCCTGTCAACCCGATCGATCCCCACGTCGGGATGGCCAAAGCGAATTTCTTCTAAGATGGTACTACCGCAAAAATAGCGATCGGGAAACTGAAAGACTAAGCCAGCCAACTGCTGTAACTCTAGGGCTGAAAGGTCTTGATTTTGCCAAGAGATGGTTCCCCGATGGGGTGTGGCTAACCCCGCTAGAATCTCAAGTAAGGTGCTTTTCCCGGATCCGCTCGGGCCGATAATCAACCCCAATTCTTGGGGCCCTAGCTCTAGGGTCAACTGATCCAAAATGGGCTGGGGGGTGGCCGGGGGATGATAGCTAATATTTTTAAGGGAAAGCAAAGTAAACTCCTGGAGGATGATCAATGCAGCCGCACGGTTCCATTTCCATCATGACCCGTTGTTGTCGGGCCGCTGTCTTGGCGATCGCCCCCTGGATCATGACGATTCCTGCGTGGGCGGCGGATCCATTTCGTTCCGGAACGCAGGCCCGGCCAATTTCCGATCAAACAGAAGCAGTTTTTGAGGCTATCTTCCGTGATGGTCATTATCGCAAGGGAAAAGACTTATTGCCAGCGGCCCTCCAGAGCGATCGCCGCGAACCCCTCACCCTCACCCTTGCGGCGGGAATCGCCTACCTAGATCAGGATTGGGAAACCTATCGTCAGTTTAGTGAACAAACCCTGCGGGCCGCCCAAAATCTGGGCGATCGGGATCCCCTGCGGAGCAATTTATATCAGGCTGTGGGACATTTTTTACTGGCGGCCTACGAAATTTCCGATGCTGGGGCTGGGCCCTTTTTAGGGGCATCGGCGGCCCTGTTGCGGGTACAGCAAATGTTTCGATTCCTTGACCAAGCGGAGGCGATCGATGCCAATGATCCAGAACTTAATTTGATTCGCGGCTATATTGAGTGGGGCGTTGCCAATAACATCGGTTTTTTTGATAGTGAAGCAGCGGTACAGCGACTTCAGAACCGCGCCGCTCCCACCTATCTCAGCTACCGGGGAACGGCCCTAGCCTACCGGGATTCTAACCAACTGCCCCTGGCTCTAACCGCTGTGGATCGGGCCCTAGGGGCAGCCCCCCATAACCCGGAGTTGCTTTACCTGAAGGCTCAAATTCTCAGAATGTCGGGAAACTATGAAAACAGTCGCTCCTACCTGGATCGGGCCCTGGCCCAACGGGATCAATTACCCAGCGAGGTCGTGCGGGAAATGTTGGCCGCCAGTCAGGAAATCGATGCCATAGTGGAGCGCCAGTGAACCCTGCCTGATAGTGAACCGCGCCTGATAAAATAGGGTGTTAACATTAGCAGGGTGCCATGACCATTACGGCTGAAGCGTTGCAAGCCCTGAAGCAACAATTAGTAGATTTAGTTGATGGCCTAGATAGCTCTCCCCACGGCGAACTGATTTATCAAACTTTAACCACCTTTGCTCACCTAACTGAGGAAGAGTTAGAACGACTCGACTGGAAGATTTTGCGCTCCTCCCTGCGGGACATGCACCAGGCCCTACGGGTCTTTGCCCCCTATCGCCATACCCGTAAAATATCCATCTTTGGCTCGGCCCGTACCCCCAGCGATCATCCTGCCTATGCCAT
Protein-coding sequences here:
- a CDS encoding Sll0314/Alr1548 family TPR repeat-containing protein, translated to MQPHGSISIMTRCCRAAVLAIAPWIMTIPAWAADPFRSGTQARPISDQTEAVFEAIFRDGHYRKGKDLLPAALQSDRREPLTLTLAAGIAYLDQDWETYRQFSEQTLRAAQNLGDRDPLRSNLYQAVGHFLLAAYEISDAGAGPFLGASAALLRVQQMFRFLDQAEAIDANDPELNLIRGYIEWGVANNIGFFDSEAAVQRLQNRAAPTYLSYRGTALAYRDSNQLPLALTAVDRALGAAPHNPELLYLKAQILRMSGNYENSRSYLDRALAQRDQLPSEVVREMLAASQEIDAIVERQ
- a CDS encoding NblA/ycf18 family protein, with protein sequence MDSKFPELSVDLSYEQQFQMRLMEEQVDTMSHQQTRDLLLQASRLLMMKDNVIRSLVRRAA
- a CDS encoding ABC transporter ATP-binding protein, whose amino-acid sequence is MLSLKNISYHPPATPQPILDQLTLELGPQELGLIIGPSGSGKSTLLEILAGLATPHRGTISWQNQDLSALELQQLAGLVFQFPDRYFCGSTILEEIRFGHPDVGIDRVDRALADVGLDHLPLHGRPQSLSGGQQRRLALAVQLIRQPYLLLLDEPTAGLDWSMRQQLITVLGRLKQHWSLLVVSHEAKELLPISDRCWQLTQGHLEAIPLSPSSCLKP